One segment of Procambarus clarkii isolate CNS0578487 chromosome 1, FALCON_Pclarkii_2.0, whole genome shotgun sequence DNA contains the following:
- the LOC138363869 gene encoding keratin-associated protein 5-2-like, whose amino-acid sequence MPGVESLCRVWESLCRVWESLCRVWSPCAGCGSLCAGCGSLCAGCGVPVPGVESLCRVWSPCAGCGSLCAGCGVPVPGVGVSVPGVGVPVPSVESLCRVWSPCAGCGVSVLGVEFLCRVWSPSARCGSPFARCGVPEPGVESLCQVWSSCAGCGSACAGCGVPVPGVESQCQVWSPSAGCGVPVPGVESLCRVLESLCQVWSS is encoded by the coding sequence ATGCCGGGTGTGGAGTCCCTGTGCCGGGTGTGGGAGTCTCTGTGCCGGGTGTGGGAGTCTCTGTGCCGGGTGTGGAGTCCCTGTGCCGGGTGTGGGAGTCTCTGTGCCGGGTGTGGGAGTCTCTGTGCCGGGTGTGGAGTCCCTGTGCCGGGTGTGGAGTCCCTGTGCCGGGTGTGGAGTCCCTGTGCCGGGTGTGGGAGTCTCTGTGCCGGGTGTGGAGTCCCTGTGCCGGGTGTGGGAGTCTCTGTGCCGggtgtgggagtccctgtgccgaGTGTGGAGTCCCTGTGCCGGGTGTGGAGTCCCTGTGCCGGGTGTGGAGTCTCTGTGCTAGGTGTGGAGTTCCTGTGCCGGGTGTGGAGTCCCTCTGCCAGGTGTGGGAGTCCCTTTGCTAGGTGTGGAGTTCCTGAGCCGGGTGTGGAGTCCCTGTGCCAGGTGTGGAGTTCCTGTGCCGGGTGTGGGAGTGCCTGTGCCGGGTGTGGAGTCCCTGTGCCAGGTGTGGAGTCCCAGTGCCAGGTGTGGAGTCCCAGTGCCGGgtgtggagtccctgtgcctggtGTGGAGTCCCTTTGCCGGGTGTTGGAGTCCCTTTGTCAGGTGTGGAGTTCCTGA